Proteins from a single region of Argopecten irradians isolate NY chromosome 7, Ai_NY, whole genome shotgun sequence:
- the LOC138327467 gene encoding SLAIN motif-containing protein 2-like isoform X2 — protein MDSTDAIIDPQAEVQKLQDLVKKLEKQNEVLRGRQKLQLESYQNGEIEQVKLLPNHNNNSLSDKYNVDKSRKKSDSSDTFEDEVIDLEKLSLKDDEDSWLYSSPKPPTPLQSRVSPYKWIRQEFDHPSPEVESVRKSLIHRLDEAARMSRSCSTPAFQSLTTPSPTRGYSPMSQSADSTPLYNHKPVIKKTHAGKISRLDTGTFTRPKKNREPPPPIVTQGSFSSQEDSPRSADSYRDDDKHRDVADIENLAKQQEESLRQSLSQNQSSPRRGKRSRQPAQSVVVGNNDIDNSASNMGSNRSSPCRQDGKRSQD, from the exons ATGGATTCAACTGATGCCATTATCGACCCTCAAGCAGAAGTTCAAAAGTTACAGGACCTTGTAAAGAAGCTCGAAAAGCAGAACGAAGTGTTAAGAGGCCGACAGAAACTTCAATTGGAGTCGTATCAAAATGGGGAAATAGAACAAGTGAAGTTGCTGCCAAACCATAACAATAATAGTTTGTCTGATAAATATAATGTCGACAAATCAAGGAAAAAATCTGACTCTAGTGACACTTTTGAAGATGAAGTGATAGATCTAGAGAAACTTTCTTTAAAGGATGACGAAGACAGCTG GTTGTACTCGTCCCCTAAACCCCCTACACCCCTACAGTCTCGCGTCAGTCCGTATAAATGGATACGTCAGGAGTTCGACCACCCAAGTCCGGAGGTGGAATCTGTACGCAAGTCTCTCATCCACAGACTTGATGAAGCTGCTCGCA TGTCGAGGAGCTGTAGTACGCCGGCCTTCCAGAGCCTCACAACACCCTCTCCAACACGAGGCTACTCACCGATGAGCCAGTCGGCGGATAGTACTCCTCTATATAATCATAAACCTGTCATTAAAAAGACACACGCCG GTAAAATCAGCCGCCTTGATACAGGAACATTTACACGACCAAAGAAGAATCGAGAACCTCCTCCTCCTATTGTGACACAGGGAAGTTTTAGTAGTCAAGAGGATTCGCCTCGCAGTGCCGACAGTTACCGTGACGACGACAAACATCGTGATGTAGCAGATATTGAAAACCTTGCAAAGCAACAGGAAGAAA GTTTACGACAGAGTTTGAGCCAGAATCAGTCTTCCCCACGAAGAG GAAAACGGTCGCGGCAACCTGCACAGTCTGTTGTCGTGGGTAACAATGATATAGATAACAGTGCCTCAAATATGGGTTCAAATCGCTCAAGTCCCTGTAGGCAAGATGGTAAGAGGTCACAGGACTGA
- the LOC138326862 gene encoding protein PFC0760c-like, whose amino-acid sequence MKIKKDDDDGNDDDDDGNDDDDDGNDDDDDGNDDDDDGTYDNDDGTYDNDDGNDDDDDGTYDNDDGNDDDDDGTYDDDDGNDDDDDGNDDDDDGTYDNDDGNDDDDDGTYDNDDGNDDDDDGTYDKDDGNDDDDDGNDDDDDGNDDDDDGNDDDDDGTYDNDDGNDDDDDGNDDDDDGTYDDDDGNDDDDDGTYDNDDGNDDDDDGTYDNGDGNDDDDDGNDDDDGNDDDDDGNDDDDDGNDDDDDGNYDDGDGNDDDDDDGTYDNDDGNDDDDDGTYDNDDGNDDDDNTVA is encoded by the exons ATGA AAATAAAGAAAGATGACGACGATggtaatgatgatgacgacgatggtaatgatgatgacgacgatggtaatgatgatgacgacgatggtaatgatgatgacgacgatggTACTTATGATAACGACGATGGTACTTATGATAACGACGATggtaatgatgatgacgacgatggTACTTATGATAACGACGATggtaatgatgatgacgacgatggTACTTATGATGACGACGATggtaatgatgatgacgacgatggtaatgatgatgacgacgatggTACTTATGATAACGACGATggtaatgatgatgacgacgatggTACTTATGATAACGACGATggtaatgatgatgacgacgatggTACTTATGATAAAGACGATggtaatgatgatgacgacgatggtaatgatgatgacgacgatggtaatgatgatgacgacgatggtaatgatgatgacgacgatggTACTTATGATAACGACGATggtaatgatgatgacgacgatggtaatgatgatgacgacgatggTACTTATGATGACGACGATggtaatgatgatgacgacgatggTACTTATGATAACGACGATggtaatgatgatgacgacgatggTACTTATGATAACGGCGATggtaatgatgatgacgacgatggtaatgatgatgacgatggtaatgatgatgacgacgatggtaatgatgatgacgacgatggtaatgatgatgacgacgatggTAATTATGATGACGGCgatggtaatgatgatgatgacgacgatggTACTTATGATAACGACGATggtaatgatga
- the LOC138327467 gene encoding SLAIN motif-containing protein 2-like isoform X1 codes for MDSTDAIIDPQAEVQKLQDLVKKLEKQNEVLRGRQKLQLESYQNGEIEQVKLLPNHNNNSLSDKYNVDKSRKKSDSSDTFEDEVIDLEKLSLKDDEDSWLYSSPKPPTPLQSRVSPYKWIRQEFDHPSPEVESVRKSLIHRLDEAARRESEEAMSRSCSTPAFQSLTTPSPTRGYSPMSQSADSTPLYNHKPVIKKTHAGKISRLDTGTFTRPKKNREPPPPIVTQGSFSSQEDSPRSADSYRDDDKHRDVADIENLAKQQEESLRQSLSQNQSSPRRGKRSRQPAQSVVVGNNDIDNSASNMGSNRSSPCRQDGKRSQD; via the exons ATGGATTCAACTGATGCCATTATCGACCCTCAAGCAGAAGTTCAAAAGTTACAGGACCTTGTAAAGAAGCTCGAAAAGCAGAACGAAGTGTTAAGAGGCCGACAGAAACTTCAATTGGAGTCGTATCAAAATGGGGAAATAGAACAAGTGAAGTTGCTGCCAAACCATAACAATAATAGTTTGTCTGATAAATATAATGTCGACAAATCAAGGAAAAAATCTGACTCTAGTGACACTTTTGAAGATGAAGTGATAGATCTAGAGAAACTTTCTTTAAAGGATGACGAAGACAGCTG GTTGTACTCGTCCCCTAAACCCCCTACACCCCTACAGTCTCGCGTCAGTCCGTATAAATGGATACGTCAGGAGTTCGACCACCCAAGTCCGGAGGTGGAATCTGTACGCAAGTCTCTCATCCACAGACTTGATGAAGCTGCTCGCA GAGAAAGTGAGGAAGCCA TGTCGAGGAGCTGTAGTACGCCGGCCTTCCAGAGCCTCACAACACCCTCTCCAACACGAGGCTACTCACCGATGAGCCAGTCGGCGGATAGTACTCCTCTATATAATCATAAACCTGTCATTAAAAAGACACACGCCG GTAAAATCAGCCGCCTTGATACAGGAACATTTACACGACCAAAGAAGAATCGAGAACCTCCTCCTCCTATTGTGACACAGGGAAGTTTTAGTAGTCAAGAGGATTCGCCTCGCAGTGCCGACAGTTACCGTGACGACGACAAACATCGTGATGTAGCAGATATTGAAAACCTTGCAAAGCAACAGGAAGAAA GTTTACGACAGAGTTTGAGCCAGAATCAGTCTTCCCCACGAAGAG GAAAACGGTCGCGGCAACCTGCACAGTCTGTTGTCGTGGGTAACAATGATATAGATAACAGTGCCTCAAATATGGGTTCAAATCGCTCAAGTCCCTGTAGGCAAGATGGTAAGAGGTCACAGGACTGA